GCGGACCGAGCCGGTGCGCATGCACCTCGATATTGAGGGCGTGTTCTACGACTTCGGTCTGGAACAACTGTGGGACGAAGAATCAGGACAGGCCATCAAGCACGAACAGGACGACAGTCTCACCGAGGAACAGGTGGCCCGCGCTGACGCCATCGCCGCGAGTATCGACCGGCTCTGGAAGCAGGATCAGGCCGCGTACCGTGAGGCCTATCTGGCCTCGATCCGCCATGAGCTGACCAGGCGCGGGCTCACCGTCGAGGTGGAAGCCATCGACGAGCCCGCCGACACTCTCACCTGGGAGCCGTTCGCCGACGAGCTGCACGAGCTCGCCCGAAAAAACACGCCCTTGCCGATGACCGGAGAAGCCCCGGACTGGACCGAGGGCACCCCGGCCGACGCGCTGCGCCGGGCCGGTCTGACCTACACCGCCCGCGCGCAGGACGCCATCTAAGCGCGCTGCAACAGAAAGCTGCGAGGAAGGAAATAATGAACGATCCCGAAGCTGTCGATGATCTGATCACCGATCTTCCAGAATGGGCGACGACCGAAGAAATCGCCGATCTAATGCGTGTTAAGCCGCAAACCGTTCTGAAATGGAACAAGGAATATGGGCTTAAGGCCGTTTCGATCGGTGCTAGGGTGCGGCGCTACCGGAAGAAGGATGTCAGGGACTTTTTGCTCACCAGTGACGACAACGACGAATAGCCTCAGGCTGCTTTCACGGTCAGTAGCTCACGCCAGTGCGTGGTGTAGCGCGGACTCATCATCTCCCGCCGCATCTCCCAAGCCGGCCCCTGCTGTAGGCCGGCCCGACCCAAACCGATGGACTTCACACCGTGCTCGGAACGGATCTGCTGGATCAGCGGGCCAATCTGTTTGGCCTCATGCGCTGAAATGAACGGGTCAAAAGTTTCCTGCATGGCACAGGGTTGAAGATCCATGACCACCACCCCCGCCCGCGCGTATTTCACCCCGATCAGAATCTGGGGGAGTAGTTGTTTCGCTGCGCGGGTGAGCACTACTGGGTCAGCCGTAGGCCCTGGAAGTTTCACTGTGATCGCTGGCTGGTGATCCTGGTGCTGGTTGTAGTAGCTGGTCATCGCCCACGCGGAGAGGATCTTGGCCTGTTTCTGGTGCTTGTGCAATCTGGCGGAGGCCTGCTGCGCATAAATCCCCATGACCTGCTCCATGCCCACTCGGTCGGTGATCGGATCAGAAAATGAGCGGGAGAAGATTAGTTGGTCTTTGATCGCCCGTTCTTCTTCCATCGGGATGCAGGGAATGCCGCGCAGCTCTAGCACGGTGCGCATCTGCACGATGGAGAACTTATCCCTGATCCGTACCTCGTTCGCATTGCGGAGGTCTTTAGCCGTCCAGATCCCCAAGCCGCGCAGCCGTTTGGTCAGCCTGGGGCCGATGCCCCACACCTCAACTACCGGTAGACGCGCCAGCAGGCTCTCGGTGGTCTGTGCTGGGGCACGATCCCACACGCACACCCCGCCCAGTTCTTTGATGTGTTTGGCGGTCTTGTTCGCCATTTTCGCCATCGTCTTGGATGTGGCGATCCCCACGCAGACGGGCAAACCGGTCAGCCGGAACACCTCCGACTTGATCTGCTCACCCAGGGCTTGCAGCTCATCCACGGTGCCGGACACTCCCAGGAACGCCTCGTCAATGGAATAGACCTCCACCCAAGCCGAGAAACGGCCTAAAAGCTTCATGACGCGGGCAGACATTTCCCCGTACAGCTCGTAATTAGAGGACTTCGCGACCAGCCCGAGGCGGTCAGCGTCGGCCGCGAGTTTGAACCACGGTGCACCCATCTCAATGCCCAGGGCTTTGGCTTCGGCGCTGCGCGCGACCGCGCACCCGTCGTTATTGGACAGCACGATCACCGGGCGAACTTCGAGCTTCGGGTCAAAGACCCTTTCGCAGGAGACATAAAAGCTGTTCACATCCACGTGAGCGATGTATTCGCCCCGCTGCGGCGGAGCGGGGGAGTCTAGAGGTGATGGAGGCATGTGGTGGCTACACCCCAAATCCTAAAGTCTGACAATTCCGCCACGCGCAGGTCGGGATAATCCGGGTTCTCTGCTTTCAGCACCACCCCGGCAGGGCCAGTGGAGAGACGCTTGACGGTCATTTCCCCGTCGATCACTGCAATCACCACGTGCCCATCGCGTGGCTGCACACTGCGGTCAACGATCAGTTCATCCCCATCGCTGATCCCCGCGCCCTGCATCGACTCACCAGACACCCGCACAATGAACGTCGAGACTTGATCGCGGATCAGCATCTCGGATAGATCAATCTTCGTATCGGAGTAGTCCTGGGCTGGGGAAGGATAGCCCGCCGGGACCCTATCCAGAGCCATTGCGAGCACTCGTTGCGGCGGGTCCACCAGCTCACATACCTGTATACGATCAACCTTCATTGTAACACCTATCCTTAGAACATATATTCTAACATTTGAGCGTAGTGTGAACCTCCGACACTTGAACTTGATAGTCAAAAAGTAGTGTGACCGTGATAATGAGACCAATGGAAACTTTAAAAGCGACGGCGGTTTTTACCCCCAACAGCTCATCCCCAAAGCTGTCGTTAGTGCAGCGAACCGAAATCGAACATGAAATTGATGACTATCTGGAGGAGGGCGGCAAATTTGTCTGCTTGCAAGGTGTCACCAAGCTCGGTAAGACGACGATCGCCGACACAGCAGCGAAAAAGATAGATCTGACTTTTAAGTTCGATTCACAGAATCTGCAAGGGGGCGCTAAAGACTTGTGGCGGGCCCTCGCTTCGAAACTGCGCCAACCTGTAGAAGAAGCTCATTCACACGGTACCTCTGATACTGCAAAGTGGTCTTTCCGTGGCCTTTTGGGATTTTTCAACGCTGAGGCCGCGGGCGACCATGCGAAGACCAGTGGAAAAACTGTTACCTTCGAAAACGATCTTGCTGAAATCGTCACATCAGCTATCGAAGGTTTGACCGCTGAAGGTAAAACGATATTGGTCGTCTTAGACGACTTCCACTTCATCGAGAACCAATCGGCCAAGGTAGAAATTCTTCAGGCCCTAAAACCTATAGCCAATCACAAAGTATCCGTTCTTCTTGTGACGCTTCCGGAACGGGACTTTAGCAAAATTTTTAATAAAGCAAACCTCATGGGCCGAAGCGCCACGGTACAAGTTCCACTGTGGACTACTGATGAGCTAGAGGGAATTGCTGTGAAGGGTTTCAAGGAATTGAATGTCCAAGCCGATCCTGAAACCATAAAAATGCTCGCTAAGAAGAGCTATGGTAGTCCTCAAATTATGCAAACCTTAAGTCTTAGGTTGTGCCGCAACGCGAACAACGTTCGCTTTAAGCAAGAACATCTTACGCCGCTGCTTCCGCCGAGTGAGCCCAAGAAGTTCTATAGTGCAGCTATCGACGATAGTTCCAAAAAATGGCTTGCAAAGCTTGCGTCAGGCAAGGGTACGAGAGGCACTGAGAGGAATGTCTATACGGATCCAGCGTCAAAACGAAAGTATGACGGTTACACAATCTGTTTACAGGCGCTTAAAAACATAGGTCCGAAGCCAGTCACAACTTTTGAAGAGCTGAAATTCGAAGTCGCTAGGGTTCTAGGTATCGAACCCAAAGATGTTTCGCGAATGCAGCTCCATGGTCCTTTGAACAACATGACAGGCATTGCTCATGAGGAAATGAAGGCAACGTTAGCCACGGTAGTCCCTGAAGGACTGCCACTCTCCATTTCGATTCCCCAACCATTTTTCGAGTGGGGGCAGACTGAAATGGAACAACCCATTAAGATTCTTGATCCGGTCCTACTTTTTGCAATCGACTGGCACTGGGAAGAAATTATGTCGAGTATCGAACGGAGACAATTACTTGCCAATGTTGAAAATGCCTGAGTTAGTCTAGCTGCTTTTGAACTCCGTCAAAAATGATCGTTTTCGGTGCCCCGCAGGGACGCTGCGAGCGATAGATCGTTGAACCTCCTGCACGGTTCTATTCAAAGGTTTCAAAGTGTGGCGTTGTTTAGTGCCATGACAGGTTGGGACGTCTCGCGGCACCCGGTCTTCGGCAATTTCGGCATTAGGAGTGGGATGGTCAATGATGGTGGTGAGGAAGTGCGGGCGAAATCCCACGGGCTCATTGGTCGATCTTGCTTCGGGTTGCAGGCTCATGTGCTGAAGTCCTTCCCTCATTCGCGATTGTTGAGGCTCTATGCTCGACGATAGGACGCCGATCGACCCTTGCCTAGATTAAGCGGAGCATGAGTCTAAGGACCGTTGAACAGGTGATGTTGTGCCTCGTGCTCTACGGCGGCCCTTCACCGGCTGGTAGCGACGGTTCCTAGGGTGCGTTAAACACGGAAGCATCCCGCGAAAATTGCGGGATGCTTCCGTGCGAAAAGGCTAGTTTTCACTTATAAACAAGGCCAGCTTAACTCTCGACACAGCAGATCAGTCCGTAGTTCCTTTTTGTTCAGGGAATATTCAGTCTCTGGTTTACCCAACATGCCGGGCGGGCAGTGTATGACCTGTGGTAATTCCTATCGCTGTGTATCGCTTCGTCACGGGATCTGAACTCATCCGACCCCGGGCCGTCCCATAATGCACGATCGATGGTGTCGACCATCAATGTCTTCCGTCGTGAAGGCTGCGCTGAGACAGACGCAACCTCCAAAAGGGATGCCGGAGGATTTAGTCGTTAGCCATCGCGTCGAGTTGGGCTTGGTCCCGTAATCGGTTCTGCAGCCCTGCTGCGAGGAGGACCTCGACGATCTTCTCAGGTCCACCTAGCTCCAAAAGGACGTTCGTAGCTTGCTGATGACCTTCACCTGCGGTGTAGATGAGTTCTTCGACGGTCTCCACCAGCGTGGGGGAGGAGCTGAAGTCCAGAGGACCGTTAGCCACGGCTTCTCGTTGCAGCTGTTCATGGGCTTGGGCATGTCGCATGACTGATTCGAACACGTTGATCTGGTCTTCGTCGCTGATCCCGGTGCCTTCGAAGAGCTTGTTGATCTGCTCGATCAGCGCGCCGAACGTGCCCACGGTCTTCTCCCGCACCACCCCTGACCCAGCGGCCGTGATCCCTTTGAGTCCCTGGCCCTGCCCGGCGGTGAGCTTCAGGTCATGGCTTTCTTGCTTCTTCAAGGCGTAGTGGGTGAGCACCACATCGGATAGGTCTACTCCGTTGCCTGTCGCTGTGGTTTGTAATGCCTTGGCCAGCAGTTTCAGGTAGATCGCGAGTTTCTCGATGCGGGTGTTCCCGTAGTCGATGATCTGCGAGAAGAAATCGTAGGACTTGTTGAAGGATCCTGCGGTTTTGCGGAACTCTTCTAGCTGTTCCAGTTCCAGGGTGTTGCCATTCAATGTGGCGTTCTTGTGGCGGTGATGGAATACGTCGATGGCTGGCTGCAGGTGCGATACCAGGCCGTTGTGGTTGCGTTGTGCCACCCACTTCTCAGCGACCAGATCCACGTCCCGGTCGTTGTAGATCCCCATTGAGTCCAGCTTCATGATCATGTCGTGAATGATGTCTGGGTTGGATTCCTCCTGGATGGAGGCATCCTCATAGTAGGTCTGGAACGCTGCGAGAATGATGTTTGGGTCGTTGACGAAATCCAGGACGAAGGTCGTGTCCTTGCCGGGGATCACCCGGTTCAGCCGTGACAGGGTCTGTACTGCGGCGATGCCCGAGAGCTTCTTATCCACATACATGCCCACCAGCAGAGGCTGGTCGAACCCGGTTTGGAACTTATTGGCCACTAGCATGATCTGGTATTCGTCGGTGCCGAAAGCCTTGGTCAGGCTCCGGCCCTTGAGGCCAGGATTCATGGTGTGTTCGGTGAATGGATTTTGCCCGGATTCAGGGTCGGTGACTTCGCCGGAGAACGCGACTAAGGCGGCCAACTCTGTTTGGTAGCCCTTGTCTTCCAGGTATGTGTCGATGGCTAGCTTGTAGCGGACCGCTTCCTTGCGGGAGGAAGTTACGACCATGGCTTT
This is a stretch of genomic DNA from Glutamicibacter arilaitensis Re117. It encodes these proteins:
- a CDS encoding helix-turn-helix domain-containing protein, which encodes MNDPEAVDDLITDLPEWATTEEIADLMRVKPQTVLKWNKEYGLKAVSIGARVRRYRKKDVRDFLLTSDDNDE
- a CDS encoding LexA family protein, producing the protein MALDRVPAGYPSPAQDYSDTKIDLSEMLIRDQVSTFIVRVSGESMQGAGISDGDELIVDRSVQPRDGHVVIAVIDGEMTVKRLSTGPAGVVLKAENPDYPDLRVAELSDFRIWGVATTCLHHL
- a CDS encoding Y-family DNA polymerase is translated as MPPSPLDSPAPPQRGEYIAHVDVNSFYVSCERVFDPKLEVRPVIVLSNNDGCAVARSAEAKALGIEMGAPWFKLAADADRLGLVAKSSNYELYGEMSARVMKLLGRFSAWVEVYSIDEAFLGVSGTVDELQALGEQIKSEVFRLTGLPVCVGIATSKTMAKMANKTAKHIKELGGVCVWDRAPAQTTESLLARLPVVEVWGIGPRLTKRLRGLGIWTAKDLRNANEVRIRDKFSIVQMRTVLELRGIPCIPMEEERAIKDQLIFSRSFSDPITDRVGMEQVMGIYAQQASARLHKHQKQAKILSAWAMTSYYNQHQDHQPAITVKLPGPTADPVVLTRAAKQLLPQILIGVKYARAGVVVMDLQPCAMQETFDPFISAHEAKQIGPLIQQIRSEHGVKSIGLGRAGLQQGPAWEMRREMMSPRYTTHWRELLTVKAA
- a CDS encoding DNA polymerase III subunit delta, whose amino-acid sequence is METLKATAVFTPNSSSPKLSLVQRTEIEHEIDDYLEEGGKFVCLQGVTKLGKTTIADTAAKKIDLTFKFDSQNLQGGAKDLWRALASKLRQPVEEAHSHGTSDTAKWSFRGLLGFFNAEAAGDHAKTSGKTVTFENDLAEIVTSAIEGLTAEGKTILVVLDDFHFIENQSAKVEILQALKPIANHKVSVLLVTLPERDFSKIFNKANLMGRSATVQVPLWTTDELEGIAVKGFKELNVQADPETIKMLAKKSYGSPQIMQTLSLRLCRNANNVRFKQEHLTPLLPPSEPKKFYSAAIDDSSKKWLAKLASGKGTRGTERNVYTDPASKRKYDGYTICLQALKNIGPKPVTTFEELKFEVARVLGIEPKDVSRMQLHGPLNNMTGIAHEEMKATLATVVPEGLPLSISIPQPFFEWGQTEMEQPIKILDPVLLFAIDWHWEEIMSSIERRQLLANVENA